From the genome of Candidozyma auris chromosome 2, complete sequence, one region includes:
- the LHP1 gene encoding Lhp1p, protein MSDSVYTGEDFDARVRKQVEFYFSDSNLQTDRFLWRIYEANDGWVELKTILTFGRMRQYRPEERVIAALKQSDKLVLSANEDMIRRKAPLKDRNELKNNRRRNSVHIEGFPTSVTQEVLEEWFNDKIVPKLPKEQAICSVRRIRNRAKEFFGVVDVEFKNQEDSEFFLSLDVSYPQGVVEGVEEKDLLKKMSLLRYRELKESGKRFGVNEVTKRRSSFKDSNNKRARKDEKKEGEGSTESEEKDNTEKTSEIATEGTKEGGEEAKGEGNEQPKEGAKEEAKEESTKED, encoded by the coding sequence ATGTCTGATTCGGTTTACACAGGAGAAGACTTTGATGCCAGAGTAAGAAAGCAGGTGGAGTTTTACTTCTCAGATTCGAACCTTCAAACGGATCGTTTCCTCTGGAGAATCTATGAAGCGAACGATGGATGGGTTGAGTTGAAGACGATCTTGACATTTGGAAGAATGAGACAGTATAGACCTGAAGAAAGGGTGATCGCTGCTTTAAAACAATCGGACAAGCTCGTTTTGTCTGCCAATGAGGACATGAtcagaagaaaagctcCTTTGAAGGACCGTAACGAATTGAAAAacaacagaagaagaaactcgGTGCACATTGAAGGATTTCCCACCAGTGTGACACAGGAGGTATTGGAAGAGTGGTTCAATGACAAAATAGTGCCCAAGTTGCCTAAGGAACAGGCGATCTGCTCTGTACGTAGAATCCGAAACAGAGCCAAAGAGTTCTTTGGTGTGGTTGACGTGGAGTTCaagaatcaagaagatctggagttcttcttgctgtTGGACGTCAGCTACCCTCAAGGTGTGGTTGAGGGTGTCGAAGAGAAGgatctcttgaagaagatgtctcttttgagaTACAGAGAGTTGAAGGAATCGGGCAAGAGATTTGGTGTCAATGAGGtgacaaagagaagaagctcctTCAAGGACAGTAACAATAAGAGAGCCCGcaaggatgagaagaaggaaggtGAAGGTTCGACTGAGTCCGAGGAAAAGGACAATACAGAAAAGACAAGCGAGATAGCGACGGAAGGCACAAAAGAGGGTGGAGAGGAAGCCAAAGGAGAGGGTAATGAACAGCCTAAAGAAGGCGCTAAGgaagaggccaaggagGAGAGTACAAAGGAGGATTAA